In Gemmatimonas sp. UBA7669, one genomic interval encodes:
- the bamA gene encoding outer membrane protein assembly factor BamA, whose protein sequence is MSQKLVQWVLPAAAVLGAFLGSPRTLEAQDASGRCATADSVVVRGNVRVEASRIRTEAGITPGMQLSFPPLQRAIKALYQLGEFDDVQILCDLETVPERVLTVIQVRERAILGDLKVTGPSALSERSVSDKIDLLIGRPIDPLQVARARARIDSTYEAAGYYLAEVKIDSTVMDDGRIALTYTVDEGRRLAISGIDIVGNDAVKEKVVVGAMKTKPEGFWFFRKGEYDDDKYVGDLGERIPQLYARLGHVDMRITQDTLIVDRELGKGLVRIGVDEGPKFRVGSFEIAGNRRFPTDALRRFYPFDGQDPSLSQRLKGLIRRQPAAPEGIFDQAKWDESIEKLNNEYRNNGYLYAQVRPVVERRYEGADSVPTVNLRWEIDERNPAIVNRIEIIGNDYTADDCIRRQIFLVPGGPFNQAALIRSYQSIGNMNFFEQPMPFPDYRPINDQGDVDIVFRVKEKRTGSINFGASMGQGGVGFGGFIGLEQPNLFGLCKSGRLNWQYGRFFNDFTATYTDPALRGTRLSGALSAYRTQSRFIVGNLGQNIRTGGQFRLGLPVPWSLFSSLGISYNGESATFTSGTIQGSCSRNCFRSNLGLEYTSDTRVDLPFATEGSMKMISTDFSGGPLGGTVNFQRVTTEMRAYSLLGQLGGGNPGSQPIKFTMGLTARAGALFGNSGPFFFQQQFAVGGVMFGQQLRGYPEFSITPGGFNPNTDQFRSDPASFGNAFMTMTGEIGLRFNQMFYANIFADAGNNWASARQINPTRLFRSAGFGVSTVTPLGPLGLDMAYGFDRTTVDVLTGRIRKDPRWQFHFRLGQLF, encoded by the coding sequence GTGTCCCAAAAACTGGTGCAGTGGGTGCTGCCGGCCGCGGCGGTCCTTGGTGCTTTCCTGGGAAGCCCGAGGACCCTTGAGGCGCAGGACGCGAGTGGACGATGTGCCACCGCCGATTCCGTGGTGGTGCGTGGCAATGTGCGGGTGGAAGCGTCGCGCATTCGGACCGAAGCCGGCATCACACCGGGTATGCAGCTCAGCTTTCCGCCGCTGCAGCGCGCCATCAAGGCGCTCTATCAGTTGGGCGAATTTGACGACGTTCAGATTCTTTGCGATCTGGAGACGGTGCCGGAGCGCGTGCTCACGGTCATCCAGGTGCGCGAGCGTGCGATTCTGGGCGATCTCAAGGTCACCGGGCCTTCGGCGTTGTCCGAGCGCTCCGTGTCGGACAAGATCGATCTTCTCATCGGCCGTCCCATTGATCCGCTGCAAGTCGCGCGTGCGCGCGCGCGCATTGACTCCACCTACGAAGCGGCGGGTTATTATCTCGCCGAGGTGAAGATCGATTCCACCGTCATGGACGACGGGCGCATTGCGCTGACGTACACGGTGGATGAGGGACGGCGCCTGGCCATCTCCGGCATCGACATCGTCGGCAATGACGCGGTGAAGGAGAAGGTTGTCGTGGGCGCCATGAAGACCAAGCCCGAGGGCTTCTGGTTCTTCCGCAAGGGTGAGTACGACGACGACAAGTACGTGGGCGATCTGGGCGAGCGCATTCCGCAGCTGTATGCGCGGCTCGGTCATGTGGACATGCGCATCACGCAGGACACACTCATTGTCGATCGTGAGCTCGGCAAGGGACTCGTCCGCATTGGGGTGGATGAGGGGCCCAAGTTCCGCGTGGGCAGCTTTGAGATCGCGGGCAACCGCCGGTTTCCCACCGATGCCCTGCGTCGTTTTTATCCCTTTGATGGGCAGGACCCCTCGCTCAGTCAGCGTCTCAAGGGGCTCATTCGCCGCCAGCCGGCAGCGCCTGAAGGCATCTTCGATCAGGCCAAGTGGGATGAGTCCATCGAGAAGCTGAACAACGAGTACCGCAACAACGGCTATCTGTATGCGCAGGTGCGGCCGGTGGTGGAGCGTCGCTATGAGGGGGCCGATTCGGTACCCACGGTGAACCTCCGCTGGGAAATCGACGAGCGGAATCCCGCCATCGTGAACCGCATCGAGATCATCGGCAACGACTACACGGCGGATGACTGCATTCGCCGACAGATCTTCCTGGTGCCCGGCGGCCCGTTCAATCAGGCGGCGCTGATTCGCAGCTACCAGAGCATCGGCAACATGAATTTCTTCGAGCAGCCGATGCCGTTCCCCGACTATCGCCCCATCAATGATCAGGGCGACGTGGACATTGTCTTCCGTGTGAAGGAGAAGCGCACGGGCAGCATCAACTTCGGCGCCAGCATGGGCCAGGGTGGCGTGGGCTTCGGCGGCTTCATCGGGCTCGAGCAGCCCAACCTGTTTGGCCTCTGCAAGTCGGGTCGCCTCAACTGGCAGTACGGCCGCTTCTTCAACGACTTCACGGCCACGTACACCGACCCCGCGCTGCGTGGCACCCGTCTGTCGGGCGCCCTCAGCGCCTATCGCACGCAGTCGCGCTTCATCGTCGGCAACCTGGGCCAGAACATCCGCACGGGTGGCCAGTTCCGCCTCGGCCTGCCGGTGCCCTGGTCGCTGTTCTCGAGCCTCGGTATTTCGTACAACGGTGAATCCGCCACGTTCACCTCGGGTACCATTCAGGGGAGCTGCTCGCGCAACTGCTTCCGCTCGAACCTGGGTCTCGAGTACACGTCGGATACGCGCGTGGACCTGCCGTTTGCCACGGAGGGCTCCATGAAGATGATCTCCACCGACTTCAGCGGCGGCCCGCTGGGGGGGACGGTCAACTTCCAGCGTGTCACTACGGAAATGCGGGCCTACTCGCTGCTGGGGCAGCTTGGTGGCGGCAACCCGGGCTCGCAGCCGATCAAGTTCACCATGGGCCTGACTGCCCGCGCTGGGGCCCTGTTCGGCAACTCGGGTCCGTTCTTCTTCCAGCAGCAGTTCGCCGTGGGTGGCGTGATGTTCGGTCAGCAGCTGCGTGGCTACCCGGAGTTCTCGATCACTCCGGGGGGCTTCAATCCGAATACGGACCAGTTCCGCTCGGACCCGGCCTCGTTCGGCAACGCCTTCATGACGATGACGGGGGAGATCGGCCTCCGCTTCAACCAGATGTTCTACGCGAACATCTTCGCCGACGCCGGCAACAACTGGGCCTCGGCCCGTCAGATCAACCCCACCCGCCTCTTCCGTTCTGCCGGATTCGGGGTATCTACCGTTACGCCCCTCGGTCCTCTGGGACTCGACATGGCGTACGGCTTCGATCGCACGACGGTGGACGTGCTGACGGGACGGATCCGCAAGGACCCCCGCTGGCAGTTCCACTTCCGGCTCGGTCAGCTCTTCTAA
- a CDS encoding OmpH family outer membrane protein, protein MRLIPVLGACALLAAVPSLSSAQAAQKFAYVNSQALLQNAPGRAEAEAAFEKDMVGIRTQLSKLQDSLNTMQEAFAKEEVSLSPTAKEARLKTLREKEAAWQQQAQKLQERAQDRQEELMAPIMEGLRKVLDDVRQEGGYSFIFDVTAGAFIVSADKNLDITDRVLSKLRLSAPKATAAPAAKPAGPTSAPAGVTTKKPPTT, encoded by the coding sequence ATGCGTCTCATCCCCGTACTTGGTGCGTGCGCCCTGCTGGCGGCGGTACCGTCGCTTTCGTCGGCTCAGGCCGCTCAGAAGTTCGCCTACGTGAATTCGCAGGCACTGCTGCAAAACGCCCCGGGTCGTGCCGAGGCGGAAGCGGCGTTCGAGAAGGACATGGTGGGCATCCGCACGCAGCTGTCCAAGCTGCAGGACTCGCTCAACACCATGCAGGAAGCCTTTGCCAAGGAGGAGGTTTCGCTCTCTCCCACGGCCAAGGAGGCGCGCCTGAAGACGCTGCGCGAGAAGGAAGCCGCGTGGCAGCAGCAGGCGCAGAAGCTGCAGGAGCGCGCGCAGGATCGTCAGGAAGAGCTCATGGCGCCCATCATGGAAGGGCTGCGCAAGGTGCTTGACGATGTGCGCCAGGAAGGCGGCTACTCGTTCATCTTCGATGTCACGGCGGGTGCGTTCATCGTCTCGGCCGACAAGAACCTCGACATCACGGATCGTGTGCTCAGCAAGCTGCGTCTGAGCGCGCCCAAGGCCACCGCGGCGCCGGCGGCCAAGCCGGCCGGTCCGACGTCGGCCCCGGCGGGTGTCACCACCAAGAAGCCGCCCACGACGTGA
- the lpxD gene encoding UDP-3-O-(3-hydroxymyristoyl)glucosamine N-acyltransferase, producing the protein MSPAPGGSTTTWQQNGGDGQEPITAAAIAAQVGGVLIGDGSVLVQGIAPLDRAGAQHLSFLAHPRYAASFADSAAGVVLVTPAYAEQPGRPTTRIVVEKPIDALVGLLARFHRREPRAEGVHATAVVAPSARLGAGVTLDAHAVVGDDVVLGDGCWIGAGAVVGAGSVLGRDVRLYPNAVVYPFTELGDRVVLHAGAQAGREGFGFVPRPDGVARIPHIGRCVLEHDVELGANSCVDRGSVDDTIIGAGTKIDSLVHIAHNVRVGRFCFFASQVGVAGSARIGDGVQLGGQVGVGGHLTVGARAQLGGQAGVIGDVPAGETWSGYPARPHKEQLRAQAALARLVKLIRPLERLVRGDSA; encoded by the coding sequence GTGAGTCCGGCGCCTGGTGGGTCAACCACCACCTGGCAGCAGAACGGCGGTGATGGGCAAGAGCCCATCACCGCCGCTGCCATTGCAGCACAGGTCGGTGGCGTGCTCATTGGCGATGGATCGGTGCTGGTGCAGGGCATCGCGCCGCTTGATCGCGCGGGTGCACAGCATCTGAGTTTTCTGGCGCATCCCCGTTATGCGGCGTCGTTTGCCGACTCCGCAGCCGGCGTGGTGCTCGTCACCCCGGCCTACGCCGAGCAGCCGGGACGTCCGACCACGCGTATTGTGGTGGAGAAGCCCATCGACGCGCTGGTGGGCCTGCTCGCGCGCTTCCACCGCCGTGAGCCACGCGCCGAGGGCGTGCACGCCACGGCGGTTGTCGCGCCGTCGGCTCGCCTGGGTGCGGGTGTGACGCTCGACGCGCATGCCGTCGTGGGTGACGATGTGGTGCTGGGTGATGGCTGCTGGATTGGCGCGGGCGCTGTCGTGGGGGCGGGCAGTGTGCTCGGGCGCGACGTGCGGCTGTATCCGAACGCGGTCGTGTACCCCTTTACTGAACTCGGGGATCGCGTCGTGCTGCATGCCGGGGCGCAGGCGGGCCGCGAGGGCTTCGGTTTTGTGCCGCGACCCGATGGCGTAGCGCGGATTCCGCATATCGGGCGCTGTGTGCTGGAGCATGATGTGGAGCTTGGCGCCAACAGCTGCGTGGATCGCGGCAGTGTGGACGACACCATCATCGGGGCCGGCACCAAGATCGACAGTCTCGTGCATATCGCGCACAATGTGCGTGTGGGGCGGTTCTGCTTCTTCGCCTCGCAGGTGGGCGTGGCGGGATCGGCGCGCATTGGTGACGGCGTGCAGTTGGGCGGTCAGGTTGGAGTGGGCGGCCACCTTACCGTTGGCGCGCGCGCCCAGTTGGGCGGTCAGGCCGGTGTCATTGGTGACGTACCAGCCGGCGAAACGTGGTCGGGTTATCCGGCACGTCCGCACAAGGAGCAGCTGCGTGCACAGGCTGCGCTGGCGCGACTGGTGAAGCTCATTCGCCCACTCGAGCGCCTTGTGCGTGGAGACTCGGCATGA
- a CDS encoding bifunctional UDP-3-O-[3-hydroxymyristoyl] N-acetylglucosamine deacetylase/3-hydroxyacyl-ACP dehydratase, translating to MIALAGEGATSARGPRSSLHAPRYTISRDVQVEGIGLHLGQPCRLTFRPAAPGTGIVFRREDLLDRPIIPARVQIAVEAERRTQLGTGAAALHTVEHVLAAVGGLGLDDLEIAMDGPEPPIMDGSARPFLEALQAAEPVAHGGRPEWLVLRKSIRVVDGESVYEAHPSMGFDLAVTIDFPHPLIGAQQWAGRVTPSTFAGELAAARTFGFMHEVDALRSKGLIQGASTANAIVLDGQGLVDTSLRWSDEFARHKALDCVGDLVLAGARLRARVVAHKPSHRGTVALVRALVQHAVPEPAVYTVEDILQVLPHRYPFLLVDRILDIEEGKRIVGLKNVTINEPFFQGHFPGHPIMPGVLIIEAMAQVGGMLLMRTIDDPSSKVVYFMSLDNVKFRRPVKPGDQLRLELDVLQMRGTMCKMKGTAYVDGQVVTEAEMAAMVRDR from the coding sequence ATGATCGCATTGGCCGGAGAGGGAGCGACCTCCGCGCGTGGACCGCGCTCGTCGCTGCATGCGCCGCGGTACACCATTTCCCGCGACGTGCAGGTCGAGGGTATCGGTCTGCATCTGGGGCAACCCTGCCGCCTGACCTTCCGGCCGGCTGCGCCGGGCACGGGCATCGTGTTCCGCCGAGAAGACCTGCTGGATCGTCCGATCATTCCGGCCAGAGTGCAGATCGCAGTGGAGGCCGAACGCCGGACGCAGTTGGGCACAGGTGCCGCGGCGTTGCACACGGTCGAACATGTGCTCGCGGCCGTCGGTGGGCTTGGCCTCGACGACCTCGAGATTGCGATGGATGGTCCCGAGCCGCCCATCATGGACGGCAGCGCGCGGCCATTTCTCGAGGCACTGCAGGCGGCGGAGCCCGTGGCGCACGGCGGCCGGCCCGAGTGGCTCGTGCTGCGCAAATCGATTCGCGTAGTGGATGGCGAATCGGTCTATGAGGCGCATCCGAGCATGGGCTTCGACCTTGCGGTCACCATTGATTTTCCGCATCCCCTCATCGGCGCCCAGCAGTGGGCGGGGCGCGTGACGCCCTCGACGTTTGCCGGGGAGCTTGCGGCCGCCCGCACGTTCGGCTTCATGCACGAAGTGGACGCGCTGCGGTCGAAGGGATTGATTCAGGGGGCGTCCACGGCCAATGCCATCGTGCTTGATGGGCAGGGGCTGGTGGACACCAGTTTGCGTTGGTCCGACGAGTTTGCGCGCCACAAGGCGCTGGACTGCGTCGGCGATCTCGTGCTGGCGGGGGCCCGGTTGCGGGCTCGCGTCGTGGCCCACAAACCCAGTCATCGGGGCACGGTTGCCCTGGTTCGCGCCCTCGTGCAACACGCTGTCCCGGAGCCTGCCGTGTACACCGTCGAAGACATTCTGCAGGTGCTGCCGCACCGCTATCCCTTCCTGCTGGTCGATCGCATCCTCGATATCGAGGAAGGCAAGCGCATCGTCGGGCTCAAGAACGTCACGATCAACGAGCCGTTCTTCCAGGGGCACTTCCCGGGGCATCCCATCATGCCGGGCGTACTGATCATCGAGGCCATGGCGCAGGTGGGCGGCATGCTGCTCATGCGCACCATCGACGATCCGTCATCGAAGGTGGTGTACTTCATGTCCCTCGACAACGTGAAGTTCCGGCGGCCCGTCAAGCCTGGCGACCAGCTGCGTCTGGAGCTCGATGTGCTGCAGATGCGTGGCACCATGTGCAAGATGAAAGGCACGGCCTACGTCGACGGCCAGGTCGTCACCGAAGCGGAGATGGCGGCCATGGTCCGCGATCGATGA
- the lpxA gene encoding acyl-ACP--UDP-N-acetylglucosamine O-acyltransferase, whose translation MNAETLASTTTTSSVRIHPSALIDPSAEIGQDVEIGPWVIVGPQCTVGDGSRIAARATLERNVRLGQRVQVGIGAILGGDPQDLKYRGEETWVEIGDDTAIREYATVNRGTSHSVTTRVGKHCFLMSYVHLAHDCHVGDHVIISNGTQLAGHVMVEDRATISGLCAVHQFARVGKHAFIGGCSRVSQDVPPYVRAVGNPIKLFGLNSVGLQRSGFDDAVVRELKRAYRFCFRSDLNLSQGVERARAEMTMIPEVEHFLGFIEASQRGVGF comes from the coding sequence ATGAACGCCGAGACTCTCGCGTCTACCACCACGACATCATCCGTGCGCATCCATCCGTCGGCGCTCATCGATCCGTCGGCCGAGATCGGTCAGGACGTGGAAATCGGTCCTTGGGTGATCGTCGGTCCCCAGTGCACCGTGGGGGACGGGTCACGCATTGCGGCGCGCGCCACGCTCGAGCGCAACGTGCGCCTCGGTCAGCGCGTGCAGGTGGGCATCGGGGCCATCCTCGGTGGTGATCCCCAGGACCTCAAGTACCGCGGTGAAGAGACCTGGGTGGAGATTGGAGACGACACGGCTATCCGTGAGTACGCCACGGTCAACCGGGGCACGTCGCACTCCGTCACCACGCGCGTGGGCAAGCACTGCTTCCTCATGAGCTACGTGCACCTCGCGCACGACTGTCATGTGGGCGACCATGTCATCATCTCGAATGGCACGCAGCTCGCGGGCCATGTGATGGTGGAGGATCGCGCCACGATCTCCGGTCTCTGCGCCGTGCATCAGTTTGCCCGCGTGGGCAAGCATGCGTTCATCGGGGGCTGCTCGCGCGTGTCGCAGGATGTGCCGCCCTATGTGCGTGCGGTGGGCAATCCCATCAAGCTCTTTGGGCTCAACTCGGTGGGCCTGCAGCGCAGCGGCTTCGACGACGCGGTGGTGCGTGAGCTCAAGCGCGCGTATCGCTTCTGCTTCCGCTCCGACCTCAACCTGTCGCAGGGCGTTGAGCGCGCGCGCGCGGAGATGACGATGATTCCCGAAGTCGAACACTTCCTGGGATTCATCGAAGCGAGCCAGCGCGGCGTGGGGTTCTGA
- a CDS encoding Gfo/Idh/MocA family oxidoreductase, with protein sequence MSSTPAVDLQRFSGPSAPRVGVVGAGGLGIHHVRILRDLCGDRFVGFVDENPARAAQVSEQHGVPALPSLEALLEQADAVSIVVPTTAHHAVTSAALRKGRHVFVEKPFTVTLAEADELLALAHAAGVVLQVGHVERFNRAVRAAMPYVDGPRFIESDRLAPFNPRGSDVAVVLDLMIHDLDLVHTLVGTRVVDVQAMGIPVLTPQVDIANARLTFANGAVANITASRVSRERLRKLRIFQRSGYLSLDLAAGTGEFFRLRGDFDPRLLARAPRALEEFVERVELNAPDGEPLGLELAQFIGAIMGQNPVAVTGEEGREALEAALRIVSAIEQAHAAMGEHAHRDGLPDGPPDGPPRA encoded by the coding sequence ATGAGCAGCACCCCGGCGGTGGATCTGCAGCGATTCAGTGGACCGAGTGCCCCGCGTGTTGGTGTGGTGGGCGCCGGTGGCCTCGGCATTCATCACGTCCGCATTCTGCGCGATCTGTGCGGTGATCGGTTTGTCGGCTTTGTCGACGAGAACCCGGCGCGCGCGGCGCAGGTGTCCGAACAGCACGGGGTTCCGGCGCTGCCATCGCTGGAGGCCCTGCTCGAGCAGGCCGACGCGGTCTCCATCGTGGTGCCCACCACGGCGCATCATGCCGTGACCTCGGCAGCCCTGCGAAAGGGGCGTCACGTATTTGTCGAGAAGCCATTCACCGTCACCCTGGCCGAGGCGGACGAGTTGCTGGCGCTGGCGCATGCGGCGGGTGTGGTGCTGCAGGTCGGGCATGTCGAGCGCTTCAATCGGGCGGTGCGTGCGGCCATGCCGTACGTGGACGGACCGCGCTTCATCGAGAGCGACCGTCTCGCACCGTTCAATCCGCGTGGGTCGGATGTGGCGGTGGTGCTCGATCTCATGATCCACGATCTCGATCTCGTGCACACGCTCGTGGGCACGCGGGTGGTGGATGTGCAGGCCATGGGCATTCCGGTCCTCACGCCGCAAGTGGACATTGCGAACGCGCGACTCACGTTTGCGAATGGCGCCGTGGCCAACATCACGGCCAGCCGAGTTTCGCGTGAGCGACTGCGCAAGCTGCGCATCTTTCAGCGCAGCGGCTATCTCTCGCTCGATCTGGCCGCCGGCACGGGTGAGTTCTTCCGTCTGCGCGGCGATTTCGATCCGCGCCTCCTGGCCCGTGCGCCCCGTGCGCTTGAAGAGTTCGTGGAGCGCGTCGAACTCAACGCGCCCGACGGTGAACCGCTGGGGCTCGAACTGGCGCAGTTCATTGGCGCCATCATGGGACAGAACCCGGTGGCGGTGACGGGTGAGGAAGGCCGCGAGGCGCTCGAGGCGGCGCTTCGCATTGTGTCGGCCATCGAACAGGCGCATGCCGCCATGGGCGAGCACGCCCATCGTGACGGTCTGCCCGACGGACCGCCTGACGGACCACCGCGTGCGTGA
- the lpxB gene encoding lipid-A-disaccharide synthase translates to MRDVLFVVGEASGDLHAGKVVEALHASWDADGVPASSRARLRGVGGQHMARAGVDIIEPVEHLAVMGFVEVLQHVPKHWALLRRLKRDMASGRVGLVVLLDYPGFNLKAAAAAKAAGIPVLYYITPQVWAWGADRLPRIAQVVTRAACILPFEEALLRQHGVDATFVGHPLLDRAQHLPSREEACAQLGLDPARPVLAVFPGSRRAEIARHLAPFVEAAQAVQAQRADVQVIVGVAPTVSIDQAQCPFPLVSGQGFVVQRAATAGLLKSGTNTLEAAVAGLPHVIGYMTNPLTYRIARRVVKIPHIGLVNVVAKREVSKEFVQQDFVPAQVASALLPLLDVQSAAHRNALEGLTAVRDSLGSPGASARVAAMLRQLLEPAT, encoded by the coding sequence GTGCGTGACGTGCTGTTTGTCGTCGGTGAGGCGTCCGGCGACCTGCATGCGGGCAAGGTGGTGGAAGCGCTGCACGCGTCCTGGGATGCGGATGGCGTACCGGCGTCGTCGCGCGCGCGGCTGCGTGGTGTGGGCGGGCAGCACATGGCGCGGGCTGGCGTGGACATCATCGAACCCGTCGAGCATCTCGCCGTGATGGGGTTCGTGGAAGTGCTGCAGCATGTGCCCAAACATTGGGCGCTGCTGCGTCGTCTCAAGCGCGACATGGCGAGTGGTCGCGTGGGGTTGGTGGTGCTGCTGGACTATCCCGGCTTCAATCTCAAGGCGGCGGCGGCGGCGAAGGCGGCGGGCATTCCGGTGCTGTACTACATCACGCCGCAGGTATGGGCCTGGGGCGCCGATCGTTTGCCGCGCATTGCGCAGGTCGTCACCAGGGCGGCGTGCATTCTCCCGTTTGAGGAAGCGCTGCTGCGTCAGCATGGCGTGGATGCCACGTTTGTCGGCCATCCGCTGCTTGATCGCGCGCAGCACTTGCCATCACGCGAGGAGGCCTGCGCGCAACTGGGCCTCGATCCGGCGCGGCCGGTGCTGGCGGTGTTTCCCGGCAGTCGGCGCGCGGAGATCGCTCGCCATCTCGCGCCGTTCGTTGAGGCGGCGCAGGCGGTGCAAGCGCAGCGTGCCGACGTGCAGGTCATCGTGGGCGTAGCGCCCACGGTCTCGATTGATCAGGCGCAGTGTCCGTTCCCCCTCGTATCGGGGCAGGGCTTCGTGGTGCAGCGTGCCGCCACGGCGGGCTTGCTGAAGAGCGGCACCAACACGCTCGAAGCGGCGGTCGCCGGTCTGCCGCACGTGATTGGCTACATGACCAACCCGCTCACCTATCGCATTGCGCGGCGGGTGGTGAAGATCCCGCACATCGGCCTCGTCAACGTGGTGGCCAAGCGCGAAGTCTCGAAGGAGTTTGTACAGCAGGATTTTGTACCGGCGCAGGTGGCGTCCGCGTTGTTGCCGCTGCTGGACGTGCAGAGCGCCGCGCATCGCAACGCACTCGAGGGTTTGACGGCGGTTCGTGATTCGCTGGGGTCCCCCGGCGCTTCCGCTCGTGTGGCGGCCATGCTGCGGCAGCTGCTGGAGCCCGCGACATGA
- a CDS encoding lysophospholipid acyltransferase family protein yields MTASEPRAAQGLDWKTRLSIALGWMVFRVLGLTWRSTVHGREAIWPRREGQTACVYTLWHGQMLPVLWSHHVRTGVLVSEHRDGEIITRILEKFGMFGVRGSSSRGGTRALLEAVQVVKRGTDMAFTPDGPRGPRHSFAPGALILAHRAQVPVVTITAHVDRKWQLRSWDTFEIPKPFARITVVYGEPRLLTDGDVREAAARTEEFAAHMAADQAQAAALAAAPSGPSRNGSSGAT; encoded by the coding sequence ATGACCGCGTCCGAGCCGCGCGCTGCGCAAGGGCTCGATTGGAAGACACGTCTCAGCATTGCGCTGGGCTGGATGGTGTTTCGCGTGCTGGGGCTCACCTGGCGGAGCACCGTGCATGGTCGGGAGGCCATCTGGCCGCGCCGCGAAGGGCAGACCGCCTGTGTATACACGCTCTGGCACGGGCAGATGCTTCCCGTGCTCTGGTCGCATCACGTGCGCACGGGCGTGCTGGTGAGTGAGCACCGTGATGGTGAAATCATCACGCGCATTCTCGAGAAGTTCGGCATGTTCGGCGTGCGAGGCTCCTCGTCGCGCGGCGGCACGCGCGCCTTGCTCGAGGCCGTGCAGGTGGTCAAGCGCGGCACGGACATGGCCTTCACGCCCGATGGACCACGTGGGCCGCGACACAGCTTTGCGCCCGGTGCGCTCATTCTGGCGCATCGGGCGCAGGTGCCCGTCGTGACCATCACCGCGCATGTTGATCGCAAGTGGCAGTTGCGCAGCTGGGATACCTTCGAGATTCCCAAGCCGTTCGCTCGCATTACGGTGGTGTATGGCGAGCCGCGCCTGCTCACCGATGGGGATGTGCGGGAGGCGGCCGCGCGCACCGAAGAATTTGCGGCACATATGGCCGCTGATCAGGCGCAGGCCGCCGCACTGGCCGCGGCGCCGTCAGGTCCATCACGCAACGGATCGTCCGGAGCGACGTGA
- a CDS encoding tetraacyldisaccharide 4'-kinase, which produces MAPELGRRAAEWLWYADGLPGELARTVLWPAEALMRLVVARRGQRYDRAQREGSLPAMALPALSVGNLTVGGTGKTPVAAWFAARLRERGAHPALVMRGYGDDEWRVHQVLNPAVQVLRNPDRVHGTGEAARAGADCVVLDDAFQHRRARRVADVVLVSADRFDSAVRLLPAGPYREPLAALQRATAIVVTVKAAGPEQVDRVLQAVQRTAPEVGVAVLRLVPGALCQLSSSDPHDGLAPVAGSPPATEGNRERGPVVLLSAIADPQAFETQMRGCGLDVRAHLAFGDHHTFTAADVETVLARMAQQAASAGTTPSTRVVCTLKDAVKLAPLWPRVGPALWYVSQHVAVERGAALLDQQVERVITARDTAVPPPG; this is translated from the coding sequence ATGGCACCGGAGCTCGGACGTCGCGCGGCCGAATGGCTGTGGTACGCCGATGGGCTGCCGGGCGAGCTGGCGCGGACGGTGTTGTGGCCCGCTGAGGCGCTCATGCGCCTTGTCGTGGCCCGACGCGGCCAGCGCTATGATCGCGCGCAGCGCGAGGGGAGTCTGCCCGCCATGGCGCTGCCGGCGCTTTCCGTGGGCAACCTGACTGTTGGTGGCACTGGCAAGACACCGGTGGCCGCCTGGTTCGCGGCGCGTCTTCGCGAACGGGGCGCCCATCCGGCACTCGTCATGCGCGGCTATGGCGACGACGAGTGGCGCGTGCATCAGGTGCTCAACCCGGCGGTGCAGGTGCTACGCAATCCCGATCGTGTGCACGGCACCGGCGAAGCGGCCCGAGCGGGCGCAGACTGCGTGGTGCTTGATGACGCCTTCCAGCATCGTCGGGCGAGACGAGTGGCCGATGTGGTGCTGGTCAGCGCTGACCGCTTTGACTCCGCGGTGCGTCTGCTGCCCGCCGGACCCTACCGGGAGCCCCTCGCTGCGTTGCAGCGGGCGACGGCCATCGTCGTAACGGTGAAGGCCGCTGGGCCGGAGCAGGTCGATCGGGTACTGCAGGCAGTGCAACGAACCGCCCCAGAGGTGGGGGTGGCGGTGCTGCGGCTGGTTCCCGGCGCCCTGTGCCAGCTTTCGTCATCCGATCCACATGACGGGCTGGCACCGGTGGCCGGCTCTCCCCCGGCAACGGAGGGAAACCGGGAGCGTGGGCCGGTGGTGCTGCTGTCGGCCATTGCCGACCCCCAGGCCTTTGAAACCCAGATGCGCGGGTGTGGTTTGGACGTGCGCGCGCACCTGGCCTTCGGGGATCACCACACGTTCACGGCGGCTGATGTGGAGACCGTGCTCGCGCGGATGGCACAGCAGGCGGCCTCGGCGGGTACCACACCGTCGACGCGTGTCGTGTGTACCCTCAAGGACGCCGTCAAGCTGGCACCGCTCTGGCCTCGCGTCGGACCGGCGCTTTGGTATGTTTCCCAGCATGTCGCGGTTGAACGCGGCGCGGCACTTCTCGACCAGCAGGTCGAGCGGGTCATCACCGCGCGCGACACCGCGGTTCCTCCCCCCGGCTGA